In Panicum virgatum strain AP13 chromosome 4N, P.virgatum_v5, whole genome shotgun sequence, a single window of DNA contains:
- the LOC120669914 gene encoding O-fucosyltransferase 15-like isoform X3: MWRPCSDQRDWEALEGTNGYIMISANGGINQQRVAICNAVTISRLLNATLVIPKFLYSNVWLDKSQFGDIYQEDYFINYLKSDIRIVKDLPVELQSLDLEVIGSLVNDTDVMKEAKPSLYVKKILPILLRNRVVHFIGFGNRLSFDPIPSDLQRLRCRCNFHALRFVPKIQEMGALLVERLHGHRSHLSPLKDNLLGQFAVESAPSANKSDASKYLAVHLRFEIDMVAYSLCYFGGGKDEEDELEAYRQIHFPVLTELKKTTKLPSAAFLRSEGKCPLAPEEAVLMLAAIGFKRSTNIYIAGAEIYGGRHRMAAISRLYPALLTKETLLSPSELEPFKNFSSQLAALDFIACAAADAFAMTDPGSQFSSLVQGYRMYYGGGNLPTIRPNKRRLASILVKNGTIEWQEFQTRVRKLIQQTKQVHERPVARSIFRHPRCPECMCRTEQ, encoded by the exons ATGTGGCGACCATGTTCTGACCAAAGGGATTGGGAAGCATTGG AGGGGACCAATGGTTACATCATGATCAGCGCGAATGGTGGCATAAACCAGCAAAGGGTTGCG ATTTGCAATGCTGTTACAATCTCCCGGCTGCTCAATGCAACCCTTGTCATCCCAAAATTCTTGTACAGCAATGTTTGGCTGGACAAAAG TCAGTTTGGCGATATATATCAGGAGGATTATTTTATCAATTATTTGAAATCTGATATTCGGATTGTAAAGGATCTTCCAGTAGAGCTGCAATCACTAGACTTGGAGGTGATTGGTAGTCTT GTTAATGATACAGATGTCATGAAAGAGGCAAAGCCCAGTTTGTATGTGAAAAAAATACTGCCAATTTTACTGAGGAACAGAGTTGTTCACTTTATAGGATTTGGCAATCGCTTATCTTTTGACCCAATACCTTCTGACCTTCAG AGACTGCGATGCAGATGTAACTTCCATGCTCTTCGCTTTGTGCCCAAAATTCAAGAAATGGGTGCACTTCTTGTAGAGAGGTTACATGGCCATAGGTCCCATTTGTCACCTTTGAAGGATAATCTTTTAGGCCAGTTTGCTGTCGAATCTGCCCCCAGTGCAAACAAGAGTGATGCATCCAAATACCTGGCTGTTCATCTCAGGTTTGAGATTGATATGGTTGCATACTCATTGTGTTACTTTGGTGGTGGCAAAGATGAGGAAGATGAATTAGAAGCTTATCGCCAAATTCATTTTCCTGTTCTGACAGAACTGAAGAAGACGACTAA GTTGCCCTCTGCTGCTTTCCTACGGTCTGAAGGAAAATGTCCCCTTGCACCCGAAGAGGCTGTGCTTATGCTAGCTGCTATTGGTTTCAAGCGCAGCACAAATATTTACATTGCAGGTGCTGAAATTTATGGAGGGAGGCATAGGATGGCTGCTATAAGTCGTCTTTATCCCGCTTTATTAACTAAAGAAACCCTTCTTTCTCCATCTGAGCTTGAACCATTTAAGAATTTCTCATCTCAG TTGGCAGCTCTGGATTTCATTGCATGTGCAGCTGCTGATGCATTTGCTATGACTGACCCAGGAAGTCAGTTTTCTTCACTTGTTCAAGGCTACCGCATGTACTATGGTGGTGGGAACCTTCCCACAATAAGACCAAATAAACGGCGGCTAGCTAGCATACTTGTGAAGAATGGCACGATCGAGTGGCAAGAATTTCAAACAAGAGTAAGAAAACTAATACAGCAAACTAAGCAAGTTCATGAGAGGCCTGTTGCAAGAAGCATATTTAGACATCCACGATGTCCAGAGTGCATGTGCAGAACAGAGCAATGA
- the LOC120669914 gene encoding O-fucosyltransferase 15-like isoform X1 — protein sequence MPEAAPPPLPLLAAASSSAAAPLQRARRRQQQHHRRGWRRPRGLLAWGALVAFFFVMNWWMFSRLQDPAARPHFRLRRLPPRADAAARNGSSLSTLEEVAGAAKGKGPHRVMLTRLLALAAHALAEAETRPEPNDLWEEPINATMWRPCSDQRDWEALEGTNGYIMISANGGINQQRVAICNAVTISRLLNATLVIPKFLYSNVWLDKSQFGDIYQEDYFINYLKSDIRIVKDLPVELQSLDLEVIGSLVNDTDVMKEAKPSLYVKKILPILLRNRVVHFIGFGNRLSFDPIPSDLQRLRCRCNFHALRFVPKIQEMGALLVERLHGHRSHLSPLKDNLLGQFAVESAPSANKSDASKYLAVHLRFEIDMVAYSLCYFGGGKDEEDELEAYRQIHFPVLTELKKTTKLPSAAFLRSEGKCPLAPEEAVLMLAAIGFKRSTNIYIAGAEIYGGRHRMAAISRLYPALLTKETLLSPSELEPFKNFSSQLAALDFIACAAADAFAMTDPGSQFSSLVQGYRMYYGGGNLPTIRPNKRRLASILVKNGTIEWQEFQTRVRKLIQQTKQVHERPVARSIFRHPRCPECMCRTEQ from the exons ATGCCCGaggcggcgcccccgccgctgccgctgctggcggccgcgagctcctcggcggccgccccgctgcagcgggcgaggcggcggcagcagcagcaccaccggagggggtggcggcgccCGCGCGGGCTGCTGGCCTGGGGCGCCCTCGtggccttcttcttcgtcatgAACTGGTGGATGTTCTCCCGCCTCCAggaccccgccgcgcgcccgcaCTTCCGGCTGCGTCGGCTCCCGCCccgcgcggacgccgccgcccgcaacgGCTCGTCCCTCTCGACTCTG GAAGAGGTGGCTGGTGCTGCTAAGGGGAAGGGGCCACACAGGGTTATGCTTACCCGGCTGCTTGCTTTGGCAGCCCATGCTTTGGCAGAG GCAGAGACCAGGCCTGAACCTAACGATTTGTGGGAAGAGCCGATAAATGCTACCATGTGGCGACCATGTTCTGACCAAAGGGATTGGGAAGCATTGG AGGGGACCAATGGTTACATCATGATCAGCGCGAATGGTGGCATAAACCAGCAAAGGGTTGCG ATTTGCAATGCTGTTACAATCTCCCGGCTGCTCAATGCAACCCTTGTCATCCCAAAATTCTTGTACAGCAATGTTTGGCTGGACAAAAG TCAGTTTGGCGATATATATCAGGAGGATTATTTTATCAATTATTTGAAATCTGATATTCGGATTGTAAAGGATCTTCCAGTAGAGCTGCAATCACTAGACTTGGAGGTGATTGGTAGTCTT GTTAATGATACAGATGTCATGAAAGAGGCAAAGCCCAGTTTGTATGTGAAAAAAATACTGCCAATTTTACTGAGGAACAGAGTTGTTCACTTTATAGGATTTGGCAATCGCTTATCTTTTGACCCAATACCTTCTGACCTTCAG AGACTGCGATGCAGATGTAACTTCCATGCTCTTCGCTTTGTGCCCAAAATTCAAGAAATGGGTGCACTTCTTGTAGAGAGGTTACATGGCCATAGGTCCCATTTGTCACCTTTGAAGGATAATCTTTTAGGCCAGTTTGCTGTCGAATCTGCCCCCAGTGCAAACAAGAGTGATGCATCCAAATACCTGGCTGTTCATCTCAGGTTTGAGATTGATATGGTTGCATACTCATTGTGTTACTTTGGTGGTGGCAAAGATGAGGAAGATGAATTAGAAGCTTATCGCCAAATTCATTTTCCTGTTCTGACAGAACTGAAGAAGACGACTAA GTTGCCCTCTGCTGCTTTCCTACGGTCTGAAGGAAAATGTCCCCTTGCACCCGAAGAGGCTGTGCTTATGCTAGCTGCTATTGGTTTCAAGCGCAGCACAAATATTTACATTGCAGGTGCTGAAATTTATGGAGGGAGGCATAGGATGGCTGCTATAAGTCGTCTTTATCCCGCTTTATTAACTAAAGAAACCCTTCTTTCTCCATCTGAGCTTGAACCATTTAAGAATTTCTCATCTCAG TTGGCAGCTCTGGATTTCATTGCATGTGCAGCTGCTGATGCATTTGCTATGACTGACCCAGGAAGTCAGTTTTCTTCACTTGTTCAAGGCTACCGCATGTACTATGGTGGTGGGAACCTTCCCACAATAAGACCAAATAAACGGCGGCTAGCTAGCATACTTGTGAAGAATGGCACGATCGAGTGGCAAGAATTTCAAACAAGAGTAAGAAAACTAATACAGCAAACTAAGCAAGTTCATGAGAGGCCTGTTGCAAGAAGCATATTTAGACATCCACGATGTCCAGAGTGCATGTGCAGAACAGAGCAATGA
- the LOC120670788 gene encoding uncharacterized protein LOC120670788: MQRSSSFGASWADQWDTGADPSPRAPRGCGGAGKAGGAGAGVGEKTKAAAAAGLRKVKEGTAHGFQWIKDKCQKKSAGGGGKKQQGSEVAGY, encoded by the coding sequence atgCAGCGGAGCAGCTCGTTCGGGGCGTCGTGGGCGGACCAGTGGGACACCGGCGCCGACCCGAGCCCGAGGGCGCCGCGCGGCTGCGGCGGTGCGGGGAAGGCCGGTGGCGCCGGTGCGGGCGTGGGGGAGAAGAccaaggcggccgcggcggccgggctcAGGAAGGTGAAGGAGGGCACGGCGCACGGGTTCCAGTGGATCAAGGACAAGTGCCAGAAgaagagcgccggcggcggcggcaagaagCAGCAGGGATCAGAGGTCGCGGGGTACTGA
- the LOC120670787 gene encoding glutathione S-transferase T3-like: MDFFSNLLDQNGVGSSADLEWDGTQFPSPQEDQMVVEEAVVEVEASPVLKGNKKRTRNFSVQEDNLLVAAWLEISMDAVQGIDQPRATYWERIHDYYHLHKEFDSDRNCNSLTHRWGIILEMVNKFCGWYGQVQRRAQSGTTEQDKVLQACDVFKKEEEKSFTLLHCWNILKHEQKWHEACANKKQKTSSNSSPRTSTPAANASGVAAQEEGASQSTDATNARPDGRKKEKERQRKGKNPMSPGENLYMDAMENLWVKKKEVEELKELKKKERNDDRIAIEMKRLQVKMDAEKERCDLQREELELRKRIEEKKMEVEKERSDLQRKELELKKRIEDDKIMKMDLTGMSDRQRLYYEKMQDLIIAQRFGGGGSN, encoded by the exons ATGGATTTCTTCTCGAACCTGTTGGACCAAAATGGAGTGGGCAGCAGTGCTGATCTAGAGTGGGATGGAACCCAATTTCCAAGTCCACAAGAGGACCAGATGGTGGTGGAGGAAGCAGTTGTTGAGGTGGAAGCTAGTCCTGTGTTGAAAGGTAACAAGAAGAGAACCAGAAATTTTAGTGTTCAAGAGGACAATTTGTTAGTGGCAGCATGGCTAGAAATTAGCATGGATGCAGTTCAAGGCATTGACCAGCCTCGTGCCACCTATTGGGAAAGAATTCATGACTACTATCATTTGCACAAGGAATTTGATAGTGACCGCAACTGCAATTCTCTCACTCACCGTTGGGGTATTATCCTAGAGATGGTCAACAAATTCTGTGGATGGTATGGTCAAGTTCAAAGAAGGGCCCAAAGCGGAACGACAGAGCAAGATAAG gtactgcaagcttgtgaTGTATtcaaaaaagaggaagagaaatcATTCACTTTGCTGCATTGTTGGAATATCTTGAAGCATGAACAGAAATGGCATGAGGCATGTGCTAATAAGAAACAAAAGACATCCTCCAATTCAAGTCCTAGAACCTCTACTCCTGCAGCCAATGCGAGTGGTGTTGCTGCTCAAGAGGAGGGTGCCAGTCAGTCTACAGATGCTACCAATGCAAGGCCAGATGGTAGAAAGAAGGAGAAAGAGCGGCAACGCAAAGGTAAAAATCCCATGTCTCCTGGAGAAAATCTTTACATGGATGCAATGGAGAATTTGTGGGTTAAGAAGAAAGAGGTTGAAGAGCTGAAAGAGTTGAAAAAAAAGGAGCGCAATGATGACAGAATTGCAATAGAGATGAAAAGGCTTCAAGTTAAAATGGATGCAGAGAAGGAAAGGTGTGATCTGCAGCGAGAAGAGCTAGAACTAAGGAAAAggatagaagaaaaaaaaatggaagtaGAGAAGGAAAGGAGTGATTTGCAGCGAAAAGAGCTAGAACTAAAAAAAAGGATAGAAGATGATAAAATAATGAAAATGGACCTTACTGGTATGAGTGACCGACAGCGCCTCTACTATGAAAAAATGCAGGATTTGATCATTGCTCAACGCTTTGGTGGTGGTGGCTCCAATTGA
- the LOC120669914 gene encoding O-fucosyltransferase 15-like isoform X2, translating into MLTRLLALAAHALAEAETRPEPNDLWEEPINATMWRPCSDQRDWEALEGTNGYIMISANGGINQQRVAICNAVTISRLLNATLVIPKFLYSNVWLDKSQFGDIYQEDYFINYLKSDIRIVKDLPVELQSLDLEVIGSLVNDTDVMKEAKPSLYVKKILPILLRNRVVHFIGFGNRLSFDPIPSDLQRLRCRCNFHALRFVPKIQEMGALLVERLHGHRSHLSPLKDNLLGQFAVESAPSANKSDASKYLAVHLRFEIDMVAYSLCYFGGGKDEEDELEAYRQIHFPVLTELKKTTKLPSAAFLRSEGKCPLAPEEAVLMLAAIGFKRSTNIYIAGAEIYGGRHRMAAISRLYPALLTKETLLSPSELEPFKNFSSQLAALDFIACAAADAFAMTDPGSQFSSLVQGYRMYYGGGNLPTIRPNKRRLASILVKNGTIEWQEFQTRVRKLIQQTKQVHERPVARSIFRHPRCPECMCRTEQ; encoded by the exons ATGCTTACCCGGCTGCTTGCTTTGGCAGCCCATGCTTTGGCAGAG GCAGAGACCAGGCCTGAACCTAACGATTTGTGGGAAGAGCCGATAAATGCTACCATGTGGCGACCATGTTCTGACCAAAGGGATTGGGAAGCATTGG AGGGGACCAATGGTTACATCATGATCAGCGCGAATGGTGGCATAAACCAGCAAAGGGTTGCG ATTTGCAATGCTGTTACAATCTCCCGGCTGCTCAATGCAACCCTTGTCATCCCAAAATTCTTGTACAGCAATGTTTGGCTGGACAAAAG TCAGTTTGGCGATATATATCAGGAGGATTATTTTATCAATTATTTGAAATCTGATATTCGGATTGTAAAGGATCTTCCAGTAGAGCTGCAATCACTAGACTTGGAGGTGATTGGTAGTCTT GTTAATGATACAGATGTCATGAAAGAGGCAAAGCCCAGTTTGTATGTGAAAAAAATACTGCCAATTTTACTGAGGAACAGAGTTGTTCACTTTATAGGATTTGGCAATCGCTTATCTTTTGACCCAATACCTTCTGACCTTCAG AGACTGCGATGCAGATGTAACTTCCATGCTCTTCGCTTTGTGCCCAAAATTCAAGAAATGGGTGCACTTCTTGTAGAGAGGTTACATGGCCATAGGTCCCATTTGTCACCTTTGAAGGATAATCTTTTAGGCCAGTTTGCTGTCGAATCTGCCCCCAGTGCAAACAAGAGTGATGCATCCAAATACCTGGCTGTTCATCTCAGGTTTGAGATTGATATGGTTGCATACTCATTGTGTTACTTTGGTGGTGGCAAAGATGAGGAAGATGAATTAGAAGCTTATCGCCAAATTCATTTTCCTGTTCTGACAGAACTGAAGAAGACGACTAA GTTGCCCTCTGCTGCTTTCCTACGGTCTGAAGGAAAATGTCCCCTTGCACCCGAAGAGGCTGTGCTTATGCTAGCTGCTATTGGTTTCAAGCGCAGCACAAATATTTACATTGCAGGTGCTGAAATTTATGGAGGGAGGCATAGGATGGCTGCTATAAGTCGTCTTTATCCCGCTTTATTAACTAAAGAAACCCTTCTTTCTCCATCTGAGCTTGAACCATTTAAGAATTTCTCATCTCAG TTGGCAGCTCTGGATTTCATTGCATGTGCAGCTGCTGATGCATTTGCTATGACTGACCCAGGAAGTCAGTTTTCTTCACTTGTTCAAGGCTACCGCATGTACTATGGTGGTGGGAACCTTCCCACAATAAGACCAAATAAACGGCGGCTAGCTAGCATACTTGTGAAGAATGGCACGATCGAGTGGCAAGAATTTCAAACAAGAGTAAGAAAACTAATACAGCAAACTAAGCAAGTTCATGAGAGGCCTGTTGCAAGAAGCATATTTAGACATCCACGATGTCCAGAGTGCATGTGCAGAACAGAGCAATGA
- the LOC120670273 gene encoding protein NRT1/ PTR FAMILY 5.8-like yields the protein MSESEKGSVAAAKVALSRPCVLVIVMAGVERFANKGMGSNLVTYLTGVVGMSTAAAAAKSVVTWTGVSFMLPLLSSILTDSYWDRYSTLAASSLLYVLGMVSLTVWALLRPQMPRPTLFIPLYLMAVGQGGYQPTLQAFGADQLGIGDDDAEPGLTAEEKGKVKSMFFQWWYFGICSGSLLGNSTMSYVQDNFGWVLGFAIPSGVMALSVAAFFCCTPLYRQTQPKGASGKPSSPSGFCKVLKSILAGRKISLPSMDDNGGTMSELELQEKPLKAEPGDANKEGVDEAAPSMGKVILGLLPIWAILLIFAVIFQQPMTFFTKQGMLMDHTVGRGAFVIPPAMLQSSITVSIILLVPMYDRVIIPLINAVTRGSDGITVLQRIGVGMVLSVVAMAIAALVESWRLRVSAASGGAYRLKIFWLLPQYVLLGVSDVFTVVGMQEFFYTQVPSSMKTISIGLYLSVFGVGGFLGAFLITVLEMATARPGNSKGWFSDDPREAHLDNYYWFLALLCFISFVIFTHLCKFYSSKNASGK from the exons atgtcggagtcggagaaggggtcggtggcggcggcgaaggtggCGCTGAGCCGGCCATGCGTCCTTGTCATAG TGATGGCCGGCGTGGAGAGGTTCGCGAACAAGGGGATGGGGTCGAACCTGGTGACGTACCTCACCGGCGTGGTGGGgatgagcacggcggcggcggcggccaagagCGTCGTCACCTGGACCGGGGTCAGCTTCATGCTGCCGCTCCTCAGCTCCATCCTGACCGACTCATACTGGGACCGCTACTCTAccctcgccgcctcctccttgcTCTACGTCCTG GGGATGGTGTCCCTCACCGTATGGGCACTGCTACGCCCACAGATGCCGCGCCCCACGCTGTTCATCCCGCTCTACCTGATGGCCGTCGGGCAAGGTGGGTACCAACCCACGCTGCAAGCCTTCGGCGCCGACCAGCTCGGcatcggcgacgacgacgccgagccGGGCCTGACGGCGGAggagaagggcaaggtgaagagcATGTTCTTCCAGTGGTGGTACTTCGGCATCTGCAGCGGCAGCCTGCTGGGGAACTCCACCATGTCCTACGTCCAGGACAACTTCGGCTGGGTGCTCGGCTTCGCCATCCCCAGCGGGGTCATGGCCCTGTCCGTCGCGGCCTTCTTCTGCTGCACACCTCTCTACAGGCAGACGCAGCCCAAGGGCGCCAGCGGCAAGCCGTCGTCTCCGAGTGGCTTCTGCAAGGTCCTCAAGTCCATTCTCGCAGGTCGAAAGATCAGCCTGCCGTCCATGGACGACAATGGCGGCACCATGTCTGAGCTAGA GTTGCAAGAGAAGCCACTGAAAGCTGAACCGGGTGATGCAAATAAGGAGGGCGTGGACGAGGCCGCGCCCAGCATGGGCAAGGTCATCCTCGGCCTGCTGCCGATCTGGGCCATCCTGCTCATCTTCGCGGTGATCTTCCAGCAGCCGATGACGTTCTTCACGAAGCAGGGCATGCTGATGGACCACACGGTCGGGCGCGGCGCCTTCGTGATCCCGCCGGCGATGCTCCAGAGCTCGATCACCGTCTCCATCATCCTGCTCGTGCCCATGTACGACCGGGTGATCATCCCGCTGATCAACGCCGTCACCCGGGGCAGCGACGGCATCACCGTGCTCCAGCGGATCGGCGTCGGCATGGTCCTCTCCGTCGTCGCCATGGCCATCGCCGCGCTCGTCGAGTCGTGGCGGCTCCGCGTGTCCGCGGCGTCCGGGGGAGCCTACCGGCTCAAGATCTTCTGGCTGCTGCCGCAGTACGTCCTGCTGGGCGTCTCGGACGTGTTCACGGTGGTGGGGATGCAGGAGTTCTTCTACACGCAGGTGCCGTCGTCCATGAAGACGATCAGCATCGGGCTCTACCTCAGCGTCTTCGGCGTCGGGGGATTCCTCGGCGCCTTCCTGATCACCGTGCTCGAGATGGCCACGGCGAGGCCCGGCAACTCCAAGGGGTGGTTCTCCGACGACCCCCGGGAGGCGCACCTCGACAACTACTACTGGTTCCTGGCTCTGCTGTGCTTCATCAGCTTTGTGATCTTCACGCACTTGTGCAAGTTCTACAGCAGCAAAAATGCATCAGGGAAGTAG
- the LOC120669914 gene encoding O-fucosyltransferase 15-like isoform X4: protein MISANGGINQQRVAICNAVTISRLLNATLVIPKFLYSNVWLDKSQFGDIYQEDYFINYLKSDIRIVKDLPVELQSLDLEVIGSLVNDTDVMKEAKPSLYVKKILPILLRNRVVHFIGFGNRLSFDPIPSDLQRLRCRCNFHALRFVPKIQEMGALLVERLHGHRSHLSPLKDNLLGQFAVESAPSANKSDASKYLAVHLRFEIDMVAYSLCYFGGGKDEEDELEAYRQIHFPVLTELKKTTKLPSAAFLRSEGKCPLAPEEAVLMLAAIGFKRSTNIYIAGAEIYGGRHRMAAISRLYPALLTKETLLSPSELEPFKNFSSQLAALDFIACAAADAFAMTDPGSQFSSLVQGYRMYYGGGNLPTIRPNKRRLASILVKNGTIEWQEFQTRVRKLIQQTKQVHERPVARSIFRHPRCPECMCRTEQ, encoded by the exons ATGATCAGCGCGAATGGTGGCATAAACCAGCAAAGGGTTGCG ATTTGCAATGCTGTTACAATCTCCCGGCTGCTCAATGCAACCCTTGTCATCCCAAAATTCTTGTACAGCAATGTTTGGCTGGACAAAAG TCAGTTTGGCGATATATATCAGGAGGATTATTTTATCAATTATTTGAAATCTGATATTCGGATTGTAAAGGATCTTCCAGTAGAGCTGCAATCACTAGACTTGGAGGTGATTGGTAGTCTT GTTAATGATACAGATGTCATGAAAGAGGCAAAGCCCAGTTTGTATGTGAAAAAAATACTGCCAATTTTACTGAGGAACAGAGTTGTTCACTTTATAGGATTTGGCAATCGCTTATCTTTTGACCCAATACCTTCTGACCTTCAG AGACTGCGATGCAGATGTAACTTCCATGCTCTTCGCTTTGTGCCCAAAATTCAAGAAATGGGTGCACTTCTTGTAGAGAGGTTACATGGCCATAGGTCCCATTTGTCACCTTTGAAGGATAATCTTTTAGGCCAGTTTGCTGTCGAATCTGCCCCCAGTGCAAACAAGAGTGATGCATCCAAATACCTGGCTGTTCATCTCAGGTTTGAGATTGATATGGTTGCATACTCATTGTGTTACTTTGGTGGTGGCAAAGATGAGGAAGATGAATTAGAAGCTTATCGCCAAATTCATTTTCCTGTTCTGACAGAACTGAAGAAGACGACTAA GTTGCCCTCTGCTGCTTTCCTACGGTCTGAAGGAAAATGTCCCCTTGCACCCGAAGAGGCTGTGCTTATGCTAGCTGCTATTGGTTTCAAGCGCAGCACAAATATTTACATTGCAGGTGCTGAAATTTATGGAGGGAGGCATAGGATGGCTGCTATAAGTCGTCTTTATCCCGCTTTATTAACTAAAGAAACCCTTCTTTCTCCATCTGAGCTTGAACCATTTAAGAATTTCTCATCTCAG TTGGCAGCTCTGGATTTCATTGCATGTGCAGCTGCTGATGCATTTGCTATGACTGACCCAGGAAGTCAGTTTTCTTCACTTGTTCAAGGCTACCGCATGTACTATGGTGGTGGGAACCTTCCCACAATAAGACCAAATAAACGGCGGCTAGCTAGCATACTTGTGAAGAATGGCACGATCGAGTGGCAAGAATTTCAAACAAGAGTAAGAAAACTAATACAGCAAACTAAGCAAGTTCATGAGAGGCCTGTTGCAAGAAGCATATTTAGACATCCACGATGTCCAGAGTGCATGTGCAGAACAGAGCAATGA
- the LOC120670900 gene encoding glutathione S-transferase T3-like: MDYTNLLVNEAEDSQDAAPTNDPTIHQIPAATKSSQGRTKKFSSVEDILLVSAWLNVDMNPVQGVDQSQGTYWRRIYEYFHGNKTFESTRTEVSLMNRWSGTQHDVNIFCGCLSRIEDRNQRHQSGSKVDDKIANACALFKAEKDRKFNLMHCWNILKDKPKWMERRKEIATAKKTSNKKQKTMAISAPASVVPADAPAAPATAGDVGEPAGRPDGKKKKQKLWQRSIVEAVDYLMAKKKEADLEKGLKKEERCNKAFALQEERIKLDREKFEFERELEEDKIIALDLSKMTYKQQQYYEDRKNKILARRLNM, encoded by the exons ATGGATTACACTAACCTCCTAGTGAATGAGGCTGAAGATTCTCAAGATGCTGCTCCTACTAATGATCCAACCATCCATCAAATTCCTGCAGCAACCAAGAGTTCGCAGGGTAGAACAAAAAAATTCAGTTCTGTGGAGGACATACTTCTTGTGTCAGCTTGGCTAAATGTGGACATGAATCCTGTACAAGGAGTAGATCAATCACAGGGCACATATTGGAGAAGAATTTATGAATATTTCCATGGAAACAAGACATTCGAGTCAACTCGTACAGAAGTTTCTTTGATGAATCGTTGGTCTGGTACACAACATGATGTGAACATATTTTGTGGATGTTTGTCCAGGATTGAGGATAGGAACCAAAGACACCAAAGCGGTTCTAAAGTAGATGACAAG ATTGCAAATGCATGTGCACTTTTCAAGGCCGAGAAGGATAGGAAGTTTAACTTGATGCATTGCTGGAATATCCTAAAGGATAAGCCCAAGTGGATGGAGAGGCGTAAGGAAATTGCAACTGCCAAAAAAACAAGCAATAAGAAACAAAAGACAATGGCAATTTCAGCTCCTGCATCAGTTGTCCCAGCAGATGCCCCTGCTGCCCCAGCAACTGCTGGTGATGTTGGTGAACCAGCAGGAAGACCTGAcggaaagaagaagaaacagaAGCTATGGCAACGTTCGATCGTCGAAGCAGTGGACTATCTaatggcaaagaagaaagaagctGACCTTGAGAAAGGCTTGAAGAAAGAAGAGAGGTGCAACAAAGCCTTTGCTCTGCAGGAAGAAAGGATCAAATTGGATAGGGAAAAGTTTGAGTTCGAGAGAGAGCTGGAAGAGGACAAAATTATTGCTTTGGATTTGAGCAAAATGACATACAAACAACAGCAGTATTATGAAGATCGTAAGAATAAGATTCTTGCTAGGCGTTTGAATATGTAG